A region of Halalkaliarchaeum desulfuricum DNA encodes the following proteins:
- a CDS encoding adenylate kinase, with translation MDLTVVSGVPGVGASEVCRTARAELGDGYELINFGDVMLEKAAARGLTRDRDELSKLSQRDLQLLQRRSAEYVAGRARGRAVILNTHLAVATVHGYLPGLSRSSLRDVDPDRFVLIEASPETIASRREEASYRSYRETGVHSIDFHQDLTRTAAMSYAMQTDAPVRMVENESSIEDAAADLVAIVTEGDPVE, from the coding sequence ATGGATCTCACTGTCGTTTCCGGCGTCCCCGGTGTCGGCGCCTCGGAGGTGTGTCGAACCGCACGGGCGGAACTCGGCGACGGATACGAACTCATCAACTTCGGCGACGTAATGCTCGAGAAGGCCGCCGCCCGCGGTCTCACGAGGGACCGTGACGAACTTTCGAAGCTGAGTCAGCGCGACCTCCAGCTGTTGCAGCGTCGATCTGCCGAGTACGTCGCAGGTCGCGCCCGCGGACGGGCAGTGATCCTCAACACTCATCTCGCGGTCGCGACGGTCCACGGCTATCTGCCCGGGCTGTCCAGGTCGTCGCTTCGGGACGTCGATCCCGACCGGTTCGTGTTGATCGAGGCGTCGCCGGAGACGATTGCCTCGCGACGCGAGGAGGCGAGCTACCGGTCCTACCGCGAGACCGGCGTCCACTCGATCGATTTCCATCAGGACCTGACCCGCACGGCGGCGATGTCGTACGCCATGCAGACGGACGCGCCGGTTCGAATGGTCGAAAACGAGTCCTCCATCGAGGACGCAGCCGCGGACCTCGTCGCCATCGTCACCGAGGGCGATCCCGTCGAGTGA
- a CDS encoding DUF7544 domain-containing protein, translating into MTWYAIDAVDDAIDATRRFLFPFSLVRWVKLAVIVLFIGGGSASNASNVPSAGGEFTLPDGFPADGPAAPNGAALPGDPFAVPEFLLAIVAGIVVLAVLLSIVSTVLEFVFYDALRTNDVLLWDPFKRRFLQGIRLILFQIGVSVLVFAPVALAGYGLYVADPAVPSRLAVFVLAGLVLLGVFLLWLLVLTFTDDFVVPIMVLEDETVLGAWSRFWPTLSGEWVQFLVYLVVYFLLALGIGIGQSIVTLVLAGIVVALGAIAGLVIVGLMGGLAVAVESAVGLALLGLLVLFVILALAVVILPIRILVVTYLTTYQLAVLGGANRTFMLLPDSVLPDPDAIDDGGDRGGNRGEADSPA; encoded by the coding sequence ATGACCTGGTACGCGATCGACGCGGTCGACGACGCGATCGACGCGACCCGTCGGTTCCTGTTCCCGTTTAGCCTGGTCCGCTGGGTCAAACTCGCGGTGATCGTCCTCTTCATCGGCGGCGGCAGCGCGAGCAACGCCTCGAACGTTCCCTCCGCGGGCGGGGAGTTCACGCTGCCCGACGGGTTTCCGGCAGACGGACCCGCGGCTCCGAACGGAGCCGCTCTGCCCGGCGATCCGTTCGCCGTACCGGAGTTCCTCCTCGCGATCGTCGCCGGGATCGTCGTCCTTGCGGTGTTGCTTTCGATCGTCTCGACGGTACTGGAGTTCGTCTTCTATGACGCCCTCCGGACGAACGACGTCCTGCTTTGGGATCCGTTCAAGCGTCGGTTCCTCCAGGGCATCCGGCTCATCCTCTTTCAGATCGGCGTCAGCGTGCTGGTCTTTGCGCCGGTTGCCCTGGCGGGCTACGGCCTGTACGTGGCCGACCCGGCGGTTCCCTCCCGGCTGGCGGTGTTCGTTCTGGCCGGCCTGGTGCTGTTGGGAGTGTTCCTGCTCTGGCTGCTGGTGTTGACCTTCACTGACGACTTCGTCGTCCCGATCATGGTGCTCGAAGACGAGACCGTCCTCGGCGCCTGGAGCCGGTTCTGGCCGACGCTTTCGGGCGAGTGGGTGCAGTTTCTGGTGTACCTGGTGGTGTACTTCCTTCTGGCGCTCGGCATCGGCATCGGCCAGAGCATCGTGACGCTCGTTCTGGCGGGGATCGTGGTCGCGCTGGGAGCGATCGCCGGGCTGGTGATCGTCGGTCTCATGGGTGGTCTCGCCGTCGCAGTCGAATCCGCAGTCGGCCTTGCGCTTCTGGGACTGCTGGTGCTGTTCGTGATCCTCGCGCTGGCCGTGGTGATCCTCCCCATCCGGATCCTGGTGGTAACCTACCTGACGACCTACCAGCTTGCGGTTCTGGGCGGCGCAAATCGGACGTTCATGCTGCTTCCCGACTCGGTACTCCCGGATCCCGACGCGATAGACGACGGTGGGGACCGCGGCGGGAATCGAGGCGAGGCCGACAGCCCAGCCTAG
- the pdhA gene encoding pyruvate dehydrogenase (acetyl-transferring) E1 component subunit alpha, with amino-acid sequence MSVLERDPRDDMYRILDEDGTAVGEVPDLEEETLVGMYRHMKLARHFDKRAVSLQRQGRMGTYPPLSGQEASQIGSAYALDEDDWMIPSYREHGGALVRGLPLEKTLLYWMGHEAGNSAPEEANIFPVAVPIASQIPHATGAAWASKLRGEDDKAFICYFGDGATSEGDFHEGLNFAGVFDTPNVFFCNNNQWAISVPRERQTKSETLAQKATAYGFEGIQVDGMDPLAVYEVTREAVEKAKDPDEGQRRPTMIEAVQYRFGAHTTADDPSVYRDEEEVERWRQKDPIPRLETYLKSEGILDDDRIEGIQESIEAQVADAIDAAESTARPTPDEMFESAYAELPDRLQKQYEQFEQLREELGDEAFLEE; translated from the coding sequence GTGAGCGTACTCGAGCGCGATCCAAGGGACGACATGTATCGAATTCTCGACGAGGACGGCACGGCTGTCGGTGAGGTTCCCGATCTCGAGGAAGAAACGCTGGTCGGCATGTATCGGCACATGAAACTCGCCCGCCACTTCGACAAGCGGGCGGTCAGCCTCCAGCGCCAGGGGCGGATGGGGACGTATCCGCCGCTGTCCGGACAGGAGGCCTCCCAGATCGGGAGCGCGTACGCGCTGGACGAGGACGACTGGATGATCCCCAGCTACCGCGAGCACGGTGGGGCGCTCGTTCGGGGACTCCCGCTGGAGAAGACGCTGTTGTACTGGATGGGTCACGAGGCGGGCAACTCAGCCCCCGAGGAGGCGAACATCTTCCCGGTCGCGGTGCCGATAGCCTCCCAGATCCCGCACGCGACGGGGGCAGCGTGGGCCTCCAAACTCCGCGGCGAGGACGACAAAGCGTTTATCTGTTACTTCGGGGACGGCGCCACTTCCGAGGGCGACTTCCACGAGGGGCTCAATTTCGCGGGCGTGTTCGATACCCCGAACGTCTTCTTCTGTAACAACAACCAGTGGGCGATCTCGGTTCCCCGCGAACGTCAGACCAAATCGGAGACGCTCGCACAGAAGGCCACAGCCTACGGCTTCGAGGGGATCCAGGTCGACGGGATGGATCCGCTGGCGGTCTACGAAGTCACGCGGGAGGCCGTCGAGAAGGCGAAAGATCCCGACGAGGGCCAGCGCCGACCGACGATGATCGAGGCGGTGCAGTACCGGTTCGGCGCACACACAACCGCCGACGATCCCAGCGTCTACCGCGACGAAGAGGAAGTCGAACGCTGGCGGCAGAAAGATCCGATCCCGCGGCTGGAGACGTATCTGAAAAGCGAGGGAATCCTCGACGACGACCGGATCGAGGGGATACAGGAGTCGATCGAAGCTCAGGTGGCCGACGCGATCGACGCCGCGGAGTCGACTGCGCGCCCCACCCCCGACGAGATGTTCGAGAGCGCGTACGCGGAGCTGCCCGATCGGCTCCAAAAGCAGTACGAACAGTTCGAACAGCTTCGCGAAGAACTCGGTGACGAAGCGTTCCTGGAGGAGTAA
- a CDS encoding 2-oxo acid dehydrogenase subunit E2, which translates to MSTKEFKLPDVGEGVAEGELVSWLVEPGDAVSEDQPVAEVETDKALVEVPSPYNGTVKQLYVEEGEMVPVGDVIISFELDDGDDDDGDETVEAAVEPDDTEMEAAEPETEPEPAAEPEPAGVESTDGETADVETPEGRVFAPPSARRIARELGVDIAAVSGSGPGGRITETDVREHAEATASVEPEPTPTTEVETRDAETRDAETRDAATGEARTAEAATPTGVEPAGRDNTLAVPATRRIAREEGVDIDDVPTDLTRDGEPFVTEQQVREYARALEAAVEAEAAAEPTAGTDTADAGVETATPTPGEPGTAQRPEETVPYRGVRRTIGEQMEESKYTAPHVTHHDTVEVSALADARERLKPRAEEQGVSLTYLPFVMKAVVKGLKEYPILNSQLREEDEEIALKKYYNVGIAVATDAGLMVPVVENVDEKGLFELSREVHDLASRARERKLDLEEMRGGTFTITNFGAIGGEYATPIINYPETAILGLGAIEKRPVVEDDEVVARPTLPLSLTIDHRVIDGAEAAAFTNTVMSSLNEPLLLLE; encoded by the coding sequence ATGAGCACCAAAGAATTCAAGCTCCCGGACGTCGGCGAAGGGGTCGCGGAGGGGGAACTCGTCTCCTGGCTCGTCGAACCCGGCGACGCCGTAAGCGAGGACCAGCCGGTCGCCGAGGTAGAGACCGACAAGGCGCTCGTGGAAGTGCCCTCGCCGTACAACGGCACCGTAAAGCAACTGTACGTCGAGGAAGGCGAGATGGTTCCGGTCGGCGACGTGATCATCAGTTTCGAACTCGACGATGGCGACGACGACGACGGCGACGAGACAGTCGAGGCGGCCGTCGAACCCGACGACACCGAAATGGAGGCGGCCGAACCCGAAACGGAACCCGAACCCGCCGCCGAACCGGAGCCGGCGGGAGTCGAGTCAACCGACGGGGAAACAGCGGACGTCGAAACGCCCGAGGGTCGGGTGTTCGCGCCGCCGTCGGCCCGTCGGATCGCCCGCGAACTCGGCGTCGACATCGCGGCAGTGTCCGGCAGCGGACCGGGAGGCCGCATCACGGAGACCGACGTTCGCGAACACGCCGAGGCGACGGCGTCTGTGGAGCCCGAACCGACGCCGACCACGGAAGTCGAGACCAGAGACGCCGAGACCAGAGACGCCGAGACCAGAGACGCCGCGACTGGAGAGGCCCGGACCGCAGAGGCCGCGACCCCGACCGGCGTCGAACCCGCAGGCAGGGACAACACGCTCGCGGTGCCGGCGACGCGCCGGATCGCCCGCGAGGAGGGCGTCGACATCGACGATGTCCCGACCGACCTGACCCGGGACGGGGAGCCCTTCGTCACCGAACAGCAGGTCCGGGAGTACGCCCGGGCCCTCGAGGCGGCTGTCGAGGCCGAAGCGGCTGCGGAGCCGACCGCGGGGACGGATACCGCCGACGCGGGCGTCGAAACCGCGACGCCAACCCCCGGAGAGCCCGGGACTGCCCAACGGCCCGAAGAGACAGTTCCGTATCGCGGGGTCAGGCGAACGATCGGCGAACAGATGGAGGAGTCGAAGTACACAGCGCCACACGTTACCCACCACGACACGGTCGAGGTGTCGGCACTCGCGGATGCGCGCGAACGCCTGAAACCCCGCGCAGAAGAGCAGGGCGTCTCGCTGACGTATCTCCCGTTCGTGATGAAAGCGGTCGTGAAGGGATTGAAGGAGTACCCCATCCTCAATTCCCAACTCCGGGAGGAGGACGAAGAGATCGCACTCAAAAAGTATTACAACGTCGGCATCGCGGTCGCGACCGACGCCGGACTGATGGTGCCGGTCGTCGAAAACGTCGACGAAAAGGGGCTCTTCGAGCTCTCGAGGGAGGTTCACGACCTCGCCTCCCGGGCGCGGGAGCGGAAACTCGATCTCGAAGAGATGCGCGGCGGGACGTTCACGATCACGAACTTCGGGGCGATCGGCGGCGAGTACGCGACACCGATCATCAACTACCCCGAGACCGCGATCCTCGGGCTGGGTGCAATCGAGAAGCGTCCTGTCGTCGAGGACGACGAAGTGGTCGCTCGCCCGACGCTGCCGCTGTCGTTGACCATCGACCACCGCGTCATCGACGGCGCCGAGGCGGCGGCGTTCACCAACACGGTGATGTCCTCCCTGAACGAGCCATTGTTGTTGTTAGAGTAG
- the lipA gene encoding lipoyl synthase: MSTRRKPEWLKMQAPSGNRFTEVKSALRDRDLHTVCEEANCPNMGECWSGRDGPGTATFMLMGERCSRGCNFCDVQTGGMDPLDPDEPADVAAAVEEIGLDYVVLTSVDRDDLPDQGAGHFAETIREITRAAPETLVEVLIPDFQGEPDLVRKIIDAEPDVIAHNVETVERLQWPVRDRRAGYEQSLSVLDQVRRESDAYTKTSIMLGLGEYDHEVYQTLVDLREIGVDIVTFGQYLQPSRSHLDVFAYVHPDVFDTWRRVAEEELGFSYCASGPMVRSSYRAGELFVEALAREEENLDEARRIARAASQ, encoded by the coding sequence ATGAGCACCAGGCGCAAGCCGGAGTGGCTGAAGATGCAGGCGCCATCGGGCAACCGGTTTACGGAGGTCAAATCAGCCCTCCGCGACCGGGATCTCCACACGGTGTGTGAGGAGGCAAACTGCCCGAACATGGGCGAGTGTTGGAGCGGACGCGACGGCCCCGGAACGGCGACGTTCATGCTGATGGGCGAACGCTGCTCGCGCGGGTGCAACTTCTGTGACGTCCAGACCGGCGGGATGGACCCGCTGGATCCCGACGAGCCCGCCGACGTCGCGGCGGCAGTCGAGGAGATCGGACTCGACTACGTCGTCCTCACCTCCGTCGACCGCGACGACCTCCCCGATCAGGGCGCGGGCCACTTCGCCGAGACGATCAGGGAAATAACGCGGGCGGCCCCCGAAACCCTCGTGGAGGTGTTGATCCCGGATTTTCAAGGCGAGCCCGACCTGGTCCGGAAGATCATCGACGCCGAGCCCGACGTGATCGCACACAACGTCGAGACCGTCGAACGGCTCCAGTGGCCCGTCAGGGATCGGCGGGCCGGCTACGAACAGTCGCTTTCCGTGCTCGATCAGGTCCGCCGCGAGTCGGACGCGTACACGAAAACCAGCATCATGCTCGGACTCGGAGAGTACGACCACGAGGTGTACCAGACGCTCGTCGACCTCAGGGAGATCGGCGTCGACATCGTCACGTTCGGCCAGTACCTGCAGCCCTCCAGGTCACACCTCGACGTTTTCGCGTACGTCCACCCCGACGTCTTCGATACCTGGCGGCGGGTCGCAGAGGAGGAACTCGGCTTCAGCTACTGCGCCTCGGGCCCGATGGTCAGATCCTCCTACAGGGCCGGCGAACTGTTCGTGGAGGCGCTGGCCCGGGAAGAAGAAAATCTCGACGAGGCCCGTCGCATCGCCCGAGCAGCGAGCCAGTAG
- the lpdA gene encoding dihydrolipoyl dehydrogenase: MVVGDISTGTDVLVIGAGPGGYVAAIRAAQHGLDTTLVERDAYGGVCLNYGCIPSKALITGAGLAHEAGNAEHMGIHADPAVDMEGLGGWKDDVVDQLTGGVEKLCKANGVNLVEGEASFADENTVRVAHGGDGQGSESIEFEHAIVATGSQPIELPGFDFTDEEVWTSRDALAADTIPDRLVVVGAGYIGMELATVFAKLGTDVTVVEMLDDALPMYESDVARVVRKRAKDLGIEFQFGEGASEWQESPDGGIQVVTETEDGVESTYAADKVLVAVGRRPVTEGVGLEAAGIETDDNGFIEVDDRMRTNRDHVFAIGDVAGEPMLAHVASHEGIVASEVIAGEPAAMDAQAVPAAVFTDPEVATVGMTEAEAEEEGFEPVVGEMPFRASGRALTADHTDGFVRIVADEETGLVLGGQIVGPEASELIAEVSLAVEMGATLEDVGSTIHTHPTLAEAVMEAAENAQGQAIHTLNR; this comes from the coding sequence ATGGTTGTTGGAGACATCTCAACCGGAACGGACGTACTGGTTATCGGCGCCGGACCGGGCGGCTACGTCGCCGCCATCCGCGCGGCGCAACACGGCCTCGACACCACGCTCGTCGAGCGTGACGCCTACGGCGGGGTCTGTCTGAACTACGGCTGCATCCCCTCGAAGGCGCTGATCACCGGCGCAGGGCTGGCCCACGAGGCGGGCAACGCCGAACACATGGGGATTCACGCCGACCCCGCAGTGGACATGGAGGGGCTCGGCGGCTGGAAGGACGACGTCGTCGACCAGCTCACCGGCGGCGTCGAGAAACTGTGCAAGGCCAACGGCGTCAACCTCGTGGAGGGCGAGGCGTCGTTCGCGGACGAAAACACCGTCCGCGTCGCCCACGGCGGCGACGGGCAGGGATCGGAGTCGATCGAGTTCGAACACGCGATCGTCGCCACCGGCTCGCAGCCGATCGAACTCCCAGGTTTCGACTTCACGGACGAGGAGGTGTGGACCTCGCGGGACGCGCTCGCGGCAGACACGATCCCCGACCGGCTCGTCGTGGTCGGCGCGGGCTACATCGGCATGGAGCTGGCGACCGTATTTGCAAAGCTCGGTACCGACGTCACGGTCGTGGAGATGCTCGACGACGCGTTGCCGATGTACGAATCCGACGTCGCGCGAGTGGTCCGAAAGCGCGCGAAGGATCTCGGCATCGAGTTCCAGTTCGGCGAGGGCGCAAGCGAGTGGCAGGAGTCGCCCGACGGCGGCATCCAGGTCGTCACCGAGACCGAGGACGGTGTCGAGTCGACCTACGCCGCGGACAAGGTGCTCGTCGCCGTCGGACGCCGGCCCGTCACCGAAGGCGTCGGGCTCGAGGCGGCCGGGATCGAGACCGACGACAACGGGTTCATCGAGGTCGACGACCGAATGCGCACGAACAGAGACCACGTGTTCGCGATCGGTGACGTCGCCGGCGAGCCAATGCTCGCCCACGTCGCGAGCCACGAGGGGATCGTCGCCAGCGAGGTGATCGCCGGCGAGCCCGCCGCGATGGACGCCCAGGCGGTGCCTGCGGCGGTGTTTACCGATCCCGAGGTCGCCACGGTCGGCATGACCGAGGCCGAAGCCGAGGAGGAGGGATTCGAGCCGGTCGTCGGCGAGATGCCGTTCCGGGCCTCCGGCCGGGCGCTCACCGCCGACCACACCGACGGCTTCGTCCGGATCGTCGCCGACGAGGAGACGGGACTCGTGCTCGGCGGACAGATCGTCGGCCCCGAGGCCTCCGAACTGATCGCGGAGGTGTCACTGGCCGTGGAGATGGGCGCGACGCTCGAAGACGTCGGATCGACGATCCACACTCACCCGACGCTTGCGGAGGCGGTCATGGAGGCCGCCGAGAACGCACAGGGGCAGGCGATTCATACCCTGAACCGCTGA
- a CDS encoding alpha-ketoacid dehydrogenase subunit beta has protein sequence MASERETQNLTLVQAVRDGLYTEMQRDEEVIVLGQDVGKNGGVFRATEGLWEEFGEQRVIDTPLAESGIIGTSVGMAAMGMRPVPEIQFSGFMYPGFDQIISHMARMRTRTRGRYTLPMTLRAPYGGGIRAPESHSESKEAFYVHEAGLKVVVPSTPYDAKGLLSASIRDPDPVVFLEPKLIYRAFREQVPEGEYTIELGEAKTRREGEDVAVFTWGAMARRTLEAAENLAEDGIECEVVDLRTLSPLDEGAILEAFKKCGRAAVVHEAPRTGGLAGEITSIIQEEALAYQEAPVTRITGFDVPYPLYALEDYYLPNEARIEAGIREAVEFP, from the coding sequence ATGGCAAGCGAACGAGAGACACAGAACCTCACGCTGGTACAGGCGGTACGGGACGGACTCTACACCGAGATGCAACGCGACGAGGAAGTGATCGTTCTCGGCCAGGACGTCGGGAAGAACGGCGGCGTCTTCCGTGCGACTGAGGGCCTCTGGGAGGAGTTCGGCGAACAGCGGGTGATCGACACGCCGCTGGCGGAGTCGGGGATCATCGGCACCTCCGTCGGTATGGCCGCGATGGGAATGCGTCCGGTGCCGGAGATCCAGTTTTCGGGCTTCATGTATCCCGGTTTCGACCAGATCATCTCCCACATGGCCCGGATGCGAACCCGCACCCGAGGACGGTACACGCTCCCGATGACGCTTCGAGCCCCGTACGGCGGCGGGATCCGCGCGCCAGAGAGCCACTCGGAGTCGAAGGAGGCGTTCTACGTCCACGAGGCCGGCCTCAAAGTCGTCGTTCCCTCGACGCCGTACGACGCAAAAGGGCTTCTTTCGGCCTCGATACGGGATCCCGACCCAGTGGTCTTCCTCGAACCGAAACTCATCTACCGGGCGTTCCGGGAGCAAGTGCCCGAAGGCGAGTACACCATCGAACTCGGCGAGGCGAAGACTCGAAGGGAGGGCGAAGACGTCGCCGTGTTCACCTGGGGAGCGATGGCGCGCAGGACGCTGGAGGCCGCAGAGAACCTCGCCGAGGACGGCATCGAGTGTGAGGTGGTCGACCTCCGGACGCTGTCCCCCCTCGACGAGGGGGCGATCCTCGAGGCGTTCAAGAAGTGCGGCCGTGCGGCGGTCGTCCACGAGGCGCCCCGAACCGGCGGACTCGCCGGAGAGATCACGAGTATCATCCAGGAGGAGGCGCTTGCCTACCAGGAAGCCCCCGTAACGCGGATAACCGGTTTCGACGTGCCGTATCCGCTGTACGCGCTGGAGGATTACTACCTGCCGAACGAAGCCCGGATCGAGGCGGGCATCAGGGAGGCGGTCGAGTTCCCATGA
- a CDS encoding M24 family metallopeptidase — MVDLDERAARLDGFLEERGLEAVWFARPNGFAWLTGGSNVVDRDAPVGVAAAGYDGEFRVVTDNIEGERIAAEAVPDAFTVEETPWYSSSLAEAVAEHSPTPAAADVPVPGFDEFDPGRLRQPLSETDTDQYRELGGEVAAAVESVCRELEPGDTEHEVAAGIRIALAAGNVEAPVVLVGGGERARKYRHYTPTDAELGDYALVSVTAERGGLYVSCTRTVAFDPPDWLRERFRTAARVEATALAATRAAAERGTNEPGTNGTPETAGDVFAAIQRAYDALGWNGEWRDHHQGGAAGYAGREWIATPDAEEPVYAPMAYAWNPTVQGAKSEDTVLIDDGFETLTETGDWPTLEVEAVPEALPESVESPTLSRHAPVDFSGR, encoded by the coding sequence ATGGTCGATCTCGACGAACGGGCCGCCCGACTCGACGGATTCCTCGAGGAACGTGGCCTCGAGGCAGTGTGGTTCGCCCGACCCAACGGCTTCGCGTGGCTCACCGGCGGCAGCAACGTCGTCGATCGCGACGCCCCGGTCGGCGTCGCCGCCGCCGGCTACGACGGGGAGTTCCGCGTCGTAACCGACAACATCGAAGGGGAGCGCATCGCCGCGGAGGCGGTTCCCGACGCCTTCACTGTCGAGGAAACACCCTGGTATTCGAGCAGTCTCGCAGAAGCCGTCGCCGAACACTCCCCGACCCCGGCGGCGGCGGACGTTCCAGTTCCCGGATTCGACGAGTTCGACCCGGGTCGGCTCCGGCAGCCGCTCTCCGAGACGGACACGGATCAGTATCGCGAACTCGGAGGGGAGGTCGCCGCAGCCGTCGAGAGTGTCTGTCGGGAACTCGAACCCGGGGACACGGAACACGAAGTCGCCGCGGGGATCCGGATTGCGCTTGCCGCCGGGAACGTCGAGGCGCCGGTCGTGCTCGTCGGCGGCGGCGAACGCGCACGGAAGTACCGACATTACACGCCCACCGACGCCGAACTCGGCGACTACGCGCTGGTATCGGTCACCGCCGAGCGGGGCGGGCTGTACGTCTCCTGTACACGAACCGTCGCGTTCGATCCGCCCGACTGGCTCCGCGAGCGGTTCCGGACTGCTGCACGAGTCGAAGCGACGGCGCTTGCGGCCACGCGGGCGGCCGCTGAACGCGGCACAAACGAACCAGGGACGAACGGCACTCCCGAAACCGCCGGCGACGTGTTCGCAGCGATCCAGCGGGCGTACGACGCGCTCGGCTGGAACGGAGAGTGGCGCGACCACCATCAGGGAGGCGCCGCCGGCTACGCCGGCCGGGAATGGATCGCAACGCCGGACGCCGAAGAGCCGGTGTACGCGCCGATGGCGTACGCCTGGAACCCCACCGTCCAGGGAGCCAAAAGCGAGGACACCGTCCTGATCGACGATGGATTCGAAACGCTGACGGAAACCGGAGACTGGCCGACCCTCGAGGTGGAGGCTGTCCCGGAAGCGCTACCGGAATCGGTCGAGTCACCCACGCTGAGCCGACACGCTCCGGTCGATTTCAGTGGCCGATGA
- a CDS encoding DUF5789 family protein, which yields MRLPQTRDLFIREFDFPAHRDTVIEGVGDVELDAMYGDPETIAEVLSRTDQAEFDSVDELYDALITFVGEQYIGRKFYDDRGMNPETDEEVSF from the coding sequence ATGAGACTTCCACAGACCCGGGACCTGTTCATCCGCGAGTTCGACTTCCCGGCCCATCGGGACACCGTAATCGAGGGGGTCGGCGATGTCGAACTCGACGCGATGTATGGCGATCCAGAGACCATCGCTGAGGTGCTTTCCCGCACCGATCAGGCGGAGTTCGACAGCGTCGACGAACTGTACGACGCGCTGATCACGTTCGTGGGCGAGCAGTACATCGGACGGAAGTTCTACGACGACAGGGGCATGAACCCCGAAACCGACGAGGAGGTGTCGTTTTGA
- a CDS encoding PadR family transcriptional regulator, whose product MRKSGPPKGLISYLVLELLEEKPRYGYEILKEISEISGDHWEPSYGSVYPILYKFEEKEWARRIEREDEPDRKYFELTDDGRAELEGKRTETAGKAKDFADVILGFYHVYAAVGTDDRFRVPQRDGEWQFDEEFSAWIVEQMIRHHERDFGEFERIDLTPEEFTERHGL is encoded by the coding sequence ATGCGGAAAAGTGGTCCGCCGAAGGGGTTGATCTCGTATCTCGTGCTCGAACTACTCGAAGAGAAACCCCGATACGGGTACGAGATACTCAAGGAAATTTCCGAAATAAGCGGGGATCACTGGGAACCGTCGTACGGGTCGGTGTATCCGATCCTTTATAAGTTCGAGGAGAAGGAGTGGGCCCGGCGGATCGAACGGGAGGACGAACCGGACCGCAAGTACTTCGAACTCACCGACGACGGCCGGGCCGAACTCGAGGGGAAGCGGACCGAGACCGCCGGGAAAGCCAAGGACTTCGCCGACGTCATTCTGGGTTTCTATCACGTGTACGCCGCCGTCGGGACCGACGACCGCTTTCGGGTTCCCCAGCGGGACGGTGAGTGGCAGTTCGACGAGGAGTTCAGCGCGTGGATCGTCGAACAGATGATCCGCCACCACGAGCGCGACTTCGGGGAGTTCGAGCGGATCGACCTCACGCCCGAGGAGTTCACAGAACGGCACGGACTGTGA
- a CDS encoding COX15/CtaA family protein — protein sequence MTLALFAIGVYTAATGSGLACQAQWPLCSDQLVPALTFNPDFVEWFHRVWAMVTGFFIIGMAGWAWRLDDRRIRLAATLAVVVLPLQIAVGAVTVTVGGLVPGGYTMSTHALHLVVALLIFTFLGLATFWAGSDGRGPSVRRVRLTLFAALGLLLAGAVFSRAIPLLTYSPGAQAWFYGLSLSGYLALLSVVVDTYERGGFPGSDRVRALTIAAIALLVGTLLLGRDLVLYDATWQLVNLLVLAGALVGVAAAAWLLGRESPTSASRSGVTDAD from the coding sequence ATGACGCTCGCGCTGTTTGCAATCGGCGTGTACACGGCCGCGACCGGATCCGGGCTGGCGTGTCAGGCGCAGTGGCCCCTCTGTTCCGATCAGCTGGTGCCGGCGCTCACGTTCAATCCCGACTTCGTGGAGTGGTTCCACCGCGTGTGGGCGATGGTCACCGGGTTTTTCATCATCGGCATGGCGGGCTGGGCGTGGCGACTGGACGACCGCCGAATCCGGCTTGCAGCCACCCTCGCAGTGGTCGTGTTGCCGCTGCAGATCGCAGTCGGGGCCGTCACCGTCACCGTCGGCGGGCTCGTCCCCGGCGGCTACACGATGTCGACTCATGCGCTCCATCTGGTGGTCGCGCTGCTCATCTTCACGTTTCTCGGGCTCGCGACGTTCTGGGCCGGATCCGACGGTAGGGGCCCCTCGGTTCGCCGGGTTCGGCTGACGCTTTTCGCCGCGCTCGGATTGCTTTTGGCCGGCGCAGTCTTCTCCCGGGCGATCCCCCTGCTCACGTACTCCCCCGGGGCGCAAGCGTGGTTTTACGGTCTGTCGCTTTCCGGATATCTGGCGCTGCTCTCGGTCGTGGTTGACACGTACGAACGGGGCGGATTTCCCGGTTCGGACCGGGTCCGCGCTCTCACCATCGCCGCGATCGCGCTGCTCGTTGGGACGCTGTTGCTCGGTCGTGACTTGGTTCTCTACGACGCGACGTGGCAACTCGTCAACCTGCTCGTGCTCGCCGGGGCGCTCGTCGGCGTCGCCGCCGCCGCGTGGCTGCTCGGGCGGGAATCTCCAACGTCGGCTTCGCGTTCCGGCGTGACGGATGCGGACTGA